Proteins found in one Flavobacterium channae genomic segment:
- a CDS encoding MFS transporter yields the protein MEKRKLGFWEIWNMSFGFLGIQMGFALQNANASRILQLFGADVHELSWFWIIAPLMGLIVQPIIGHYSDNTWSKFGRRKPYFLAGALLASVGLILMPQAEIFIAFMPALWVGAGMLMIMDASFNIAMEPFRALVGDNLRADQHTLGFSVQTALIGIGAVVGSWLPYVLTNWFGISNQPSETSAVPLNLIYSFIIGALILVASILVTVLTTKEYSPEELEQFRDEKEHKEAIGETKEAKLSDVFTDFAKMPETMRQLSWVQFFSWFGLFGMWVFTTPAIAQHIYGLSVGDTKSPEFQSAGDWVGIIFGVYNAVSAVVAFALPYIAKQIGRRKTHALSLVLGGIGLISMYFMPNKEALIFSMVLVGFAWASILAMPYAILAGSIQPKKMGVYMGIFNFFIVIPQIINALIGGPLVKYVYNDHAIYAIVMSGVSFLLAALLVLKVKDQKDI from the coding sequence ATGGAAAAGCGTAAATTAGGTTTCTGGGAAATTTGGAACATGAGTTTCGGTTTTTTAGGAATCCAAATGGGTTTTGCCCTACAAAATGCTAACGCAAGTAGAATTCTTCAGCTTTTTGGTGCCGATGTTCATGAATTATCATGGTTTTGGATAATTGCTCCTTTAATGGGATTGATTGTGCAACCAATAATCGGACATTATAGCGATAATACTTGGTCTAAATTTGGTAGAAGGAAACCTTATTTCTTAGCAGGAGCTCTCTTAGCATCAGTAGGTTTAATTTTAATGCCGCAAGCCGAAATATTCATTGCATTTATGCCTGCTCTTTGGGTTGGTGCCGGAATGTTAATGATTATGGATGCGTCTTTTAACATTGCAATGGAACCGTTCCGTGCTTTGGTGGGAGATAATTTAAGGGCAGACCAACATACGTTAGGTTTTAGCGTTCAAACCGCATTAATTGGAATTGGAGCCGTGGTAGGATCATGGTTGCCATATGTATTAACCAATTGGTTTGGAATCAGTAATCAACCTTCAGAAACTTCTGCCGTTCCATTAAACTTAATTTATTCTTTTATTATTGGAGCTCTAATTTTAGTGGCTTCTATTTTAGTTACCGTTTTAACTACTAAAGAATATTCTCCAGAAGAATTAGAACAATTTAGAGACGAAAAAGAACACAAAGAAGCTATTGGTGAAACCAAAGAAGCCAAACTTTCAGATGTTTTTACAGATTTCGCTAAAATGCCAGAAACTATGCGTCAGCTAAGTTGGGTACAATTCTTCTCCTGGTTTGGATTGTTTGGTATGTGGGTTTTTACAACTCCTGCGATTGCTCAACACATTTATGGGTTATCAGTAGGTGATACTAAAAGTCCAGAATTTCAATCTGCTGGAGATTGGGTAGGAATTATTTTCGGAGTTTACAATGCAGTTTCAGCTGTAGTAGCTTTTGCGTTGCCTTACATCGCAAAACAAATTGGACGAAGAAAAACACACGCACTTTCTTTAGTTTTAGGTGGAATCGGATTAATCTCGATGTATTTTATGCCTAACAAAGAGGCTTTAATATTCTCAATGGTTTTAGTCGGATTTGCTTGGGCAAGTATTTTGGCTATGCCTTACGCTATTTTGGCGGGTTCTATTCAACCAAAAAAAATGGGCGTTTACATGGGGATTTTCAACTTCTTTATTGTAATTCCACAAATTATTAACGCTTTAATTGGTGGTCCTTTAGTGAAATACGTTTATAACGATCATGCTATTTATGCTATTGTTATGAGTGGTGTAAGTTTCCTATTGGCAGCACTTTTGGTGTTAAAAGTTAAAGATCAAAAAGATATTTAG
- a CDS encoding RagB/SusD family nutrient uptake outer membrane protein, giving the protein MKKIKLFSLIALLSVSISCTDDLNTEPVVELSLEQLLAQDPNAINGIMSKLYGSFALSGPNGPGSSDISDDPGESPFLRGIVNLQDFTADGMKNRWGDDGLDQLTTASNWDENNKFFRYLYNRVYYTVPQCNNLLVVLNSVSIDNKDQVIAEVRFLRSLAYYYMIDCFGKGVLVTEAQNGVSTPLPESTRTELFNFVESELIQAIENLPQTNSYGRANKYAASMLLAKLYMNAEVYTGTPRYTDALTYINKIINEGGYVLDDNFVEVFSADNYMSSEIIFPLIADAIVSQSFGNTTYIINGSMNSATMTTTLFGNPGGNDAWAGHRATKAWYGLFGPLGSSTDDRADLFWTSGHTYEMNDYKEWTHGYPSTKFRNTNFHSSSGTPTVFSSTDFPLYRLSDVYLMYAECAIRGAGGTLSQAATYVNLVRNRSNATSITESDLTLDFILDERGRELNLEGHRRSDLIRFGKFTGGSYLWPWKGNVQTGTSIPSTYNVFPIPLTALQANPNLTQNPGY; this is encoded by the coding sequence ATGAAAAAAATAAAATTATTTAGCTTAATTGCATTACTATCAGTCTCAATTTCATGTACTGATGATTTAAATACTGAGCCAGTAGTAGAACTATCACTAGAACAACTTTTGGCACAAGACCCTAATGCAATAAATGGAATTATGTCAAAACTATATGGTTCATTTGCCTTGTCGGGACCTAATGGCCCAGGTAGCTCTGATATTAGTGATGACCCAGGAGAATCTCCATTCTTAAGAGGTATCGTAAATTTACAAGATTTTACTGCCGATGGAATGAAAAATAGATGGGGTGATGATGGTTTAGATCAATTAACAACTGCATCAAACTGGGATGAAAACAATAAATTCTTTAGATATTTATACAATAGAGTTTACTATACAGTACCTCAATGTAACAACTTATTAGTTGTATTAAACTCTGTATCTATAGACAATAAAGATCAAGTTATAGCTGAAGTTCGCTTTTTAAGATCTTTAGCTTATTACTACATGATTGATTGTTTTGGAAAAGGTGTATTAGTAACTGAAGCACAAAATGGTGTTTCAACTCCTTTACCTGAATCAACAAGAACAGAATTATTCAACTTTGTTGAAAGCGAGTTAATTCAAGCAATTGAAAATTTACCTCAAACTAATTCATATGGTAGAGCTAATAAATATGCTGCTTCAATGTTATTAGCAAAATTATATATGAATGCAGAAGTATATACAGGCACTCCTAGATACACAGACGCTTTAACATATATTAATAAAATCATTAATGAAGGTGGTTATGTATTAGATGACAACTTTGTAGAAGTTTTCTCTGCTGATAACTACATGTCTTCTGAAATTATTTTTCCTTTAATTGCTGATGCAATTGTAAGTCAAAGTTTTGGAAATACAACCTATATCATTAATGGTAGTATGAACAGTGCTACTATGACAACAACTCTATTTGGTAACCCTGGAGGTAATGATGCATGGGCAGGTCACAGAGCAACTAAAGCTTGGTATGGTTTATTTGGTCCATTAGGTTCTTCAACAGATGATAGAGCTGATTTATTTTGGACATCTGGACATACTTATGAAATGAATGATTATAAAGAATGGACTCATGGTTATCCTTCAACAAAGTTTAGAAATACAAATTTCCATTCTTCTTCGGGAACTCCTACTGTTTTTTCAAGCACTGATTTTCCACTTTATAGATTGTCCGATGTTTATTTAATGTATGCAGAATGTGCAATAAGAGGTGCAGGAGGAACATTAAGTCAAGCTGCAACTTATGTTAACTTGGTAAGAAATCGTTCAAATGCTACTTCAATAACTGAATCTGATCTTACATTAGACTTTATTCTAGACGAAAGAGGAAGAGAACTTAATTTAGAAGGACACAGAAGAAGTGACTTAATTCGTTTTGGAAAATTCACAGGTGGTTCATACCTATGGCCTTGGAAAGGTAACGTTCAAACTGGAACAAGCATCCCAAGCACATATAATGTTTTCCCAATTCCTCTAACTGCTTTACAAGCAAATCCAAATTTAACTCAAAACCCTGGTTATTAA
- a CDS encoding SusE domain-containing protein, translating into MKNLLKIGALAILFIANVSCENDDQTIINPSGGPELLTPLTGSAYVLNPATASAEVTTLVWDHADYGVQTEINYEVEMALAGTDFATIYSGGTTNSRFYTYTHESLNAIALAAGLVPYTAGDLDVRIKSSLGTNGDVVAYSNVITITVTPYTTDLPKLAVAGNHQGWNAGNAPLIAASDFGRTDFEGYVWLDGEFKFVAQSADGTFNFPPAGGPDYGDNGDFSGILAETGESNCTAIAGYYRVRANTGAITAQNLDGMTYSTTAVSWGIIGAATPTGWDSDTDFTYNPTTKKLEIASIALVPGNFKFRGNNAWSNGFDLGTVNADGYLVDGGDLTFSGAAGNYKVILDLSNPRRYTYELIAL; encoded by the coding sequence ATGAAAAATTTATTAAAAATAGGTGCATTAGCAATTTTATTTATAGCAAATGTGTCATGTGAAAATGATGATCAAACAATTATTAACCCTAGTGGTGGACCAGAATTATTAACTCCATTAACTGGAAGTGCTTATGTTCTTAATCCTGCCACAGCCTCTGCAGAAGTTACAACTTTAGTTTGGGATCATGCTGATTATGGTGTTCAAACTGAAATTAATTACGAAGTAGAAATGGCTCTTGCTGGAACTGACTTTGCAACAATTTACTCTGGAGGAACAACAAATAGTCGTTTTTACACATACACACATGAATCTTTAAATGCAATTGCTTTAGCAGCTGGTTTAGTACCTTATACAGCTGGAGATTTGGATGTAAGAATTAAATCATCTTTAGGAACAAATGGAGATGTAGTAGCTTACTCAAATGTAATTACTATTACAGTAACTCCTTATACAACCGATTTACCTAAACTTGCCGTAGCTGGTAATCATCAAGGTTGGAATGCTGGAAATGCTCCTCTAATAGCAGCTTCAGATTTTGGAAGAACTGACTTTGAAGGATATGTTTGGCTAGATGGTGAGTTTAAATTTGTTGCTCAAAGTGCTGATGGAACATTTAACTTCCCTCCCGCTGGCGGACCTGATTATGGAGACAATGGTGATTTCTCAGGAATCTTAGCTGAAACAGGAGAATCAAATTGTACTGCTATAGCAGGTTATTACAGAGTAAGAGCAAATACCGGTGCTATTACAGCTCAAAATCTTGATGGAATGACTTACTCAACAACTGCTGTAAGTTGGGGTATCATAGGAGCCGCAACTCCAACAGGTTGGGATTCAGACACTGACTTCACATACAATCCAACAACTAAAAAATTAGAAATTGCTAGTATTGCTTTAGTTCCAGGGAATTTCAAATTCAGAGGAAATAATGCTTGGAGCAATGGTTTTGACTTAGGAACTGTAAATGCTGATGGTTATTTAGTAGATGGTGGAGATTTAACATTCTCTGGCGCTGCTGGAAACTATAAAGTTATCTTAGACTTATCAAATCCAAGAAGATATACTTACGAGTTAATCGCTCTTTAA
- a CDS encoding LacI family DNA-binding transcriptional regulator translates to MRKKVTLKQIAKELDVSISTVSKSLRDSHEISEDTRLKVQAFAKLYNYKPNNIALSLKNKKTKTIGIIIPEIVHHFFATVISGIEQVANESGYNVIVCLSDESFDKEVINMELLANGSTDGFIMSLSKETQQKKDFHHIQEIINQGMPVVMFDRVTNDVFCDKVIIDDQEAAFNAVQFFIDSGFKKIGLITTIDYVSVGKLRTDGYKKALLANGITIDEDLIVKIEDIENCSVKIENLIKNVKCDAIFAVNELFAVTAIKLAAKNNLKVPEDISVIGFTDGIISQFSTPSISTVSQNGIKMGRKSAQMLIERLELEDEEDEHYKTELIETNLIFRESTTTK, encoded by the coding sequence ATGAGAAAAAAAGTAACTTTAAAGCAAATTGCAAAAGAATTAGATGTCTCAATATCAACTGTTTCCAAGTCCTTGAGAGATAGTCATGAAATAAGTGAAGATACGAGATTAAAAGTTCAGGCTTTTGCAAAGCTTTATAACTATAAGCCAAACAATATTGCGCTAAGTTTAAAAAATAAAAAAACGAAAACTATTGGGATTATCATTCCTGAAATAGTTCATCATTTTTTTGCTACAGTAATTAGTGGTATAGAGCAAGTTGCAAATGAAAGTGGCTACAATGTAATTGTATGTTTATCCGATGAATCGTTTGATAAAGAAGTAATCAATATGGAATTATTGGCAAATGGTAGTACAGATGGTTTTATCATGTCTTTATCTAAAGAGACACAGCAAAAGAAAGATTTTCATCATATTCAAGAAATTATCAATCAAGGTATGCCAGTTGTAATGTTTGATAGGGTAACCAATGATGTTTTTTGTGATAAAGTTATTATTGATGATCAAGAAGCTGCGTTTAATGCGGTTCAATTTTTTATCGATAGTGGATTTAAAAAGATTGGATTAATCACTACTATAGATTATGTAAGTGTAGGTAAATTAAGAACCGATGGTTACAAAAAAGCACTTTTGGCTAATGGGATTACAATAGATGAAGATTTAATTGTTAAGATTGAAGACATCGAAAATTGCTCTGTTAAAATAGAAAATCTCATTAAAAATGTTAAATGCGATGCCATATTTGCAGTTAACGAATTGTTTGCTGTTACAGCAATTAAATTGGCAGCTAAAAACAATTTAAAAGTACCTGAAGATATTTCTGTTATTGGTTTTACCGATGGGATTATTTCTCAATTTTCAACTCCAAGCATATCAACGGTTAGTCAGAATGGTATTAAAATGGGAAGAAAATCTGCGCAAATGTTAATTGAACGATTGGAATTGGAAGACGAAGAAGATGAACATTACAAGACAGAATTAATCGAAACAAATCTAATTTTTAGAGAATCTACGACAACGAAATAG
- a CDS encoding alpha-amylase family glycosyl hydrolase, translating to MRKKILSILLLFTAFIVKAQVTITPSSFNVTDQITITVSTAAQSCNLIGTSPAKVYMHAGVGDDTNAFGFGVVGNWGQDDNVGLMTNNGNGTWSITLTPSVYFGLNATQQANATKLGMVFRNANGSQTLKLPPSCGDFIFNVGTFQVNLTAPAINSATIMNSGGSLNIAATNTGGAASYNLKANGVSINTNTTSSYSFNHTNITTNTSYDLEVTLGASTITRRFSVIVNPGIISQAMPNGLENGINYNISDNTRATLVLEAPGKDFVYVAGSFNNYTPDSNYAMKKDPSTGKFWLELTGLTAGVDNTYQYWVVDQTPIANSPSLVKTADPCSKMVLSPYDDSWISNTTFPNLPTYPAGQEREVTWFKTGVAPYNWQVTNFAKPDKDKLVVYELLIRDFDGDRNFQDVIDKIQYFKDLGINAIHLMPIMEFEGNESWGYNTAFHMALDKFYGTPEKFKELVDLCHQNGIAVILDLAFNHAFGRNPMVRMWMNDPENDGWGGPASDNPFFNTSARHSYSVGEDFNHSSTLTKNYVKQTIKHWITEFKIDGFRWDLTKGFTQNCTSGDDACTNAYQQDRVDVLKEYADYSWSLDNNHYVIFEHLGTDAEEQQWANYRLGEGKGIMMWGEMYTQYKELAMGFSTQNISRMGHDSRGFAGKRLMGYPESHDKDRMMYEAVTYGNGGGTAPVNGNLTNALARMGAIGAMSILVPGPKMIWHFGELGNNQSIYTCSNGTINDESAFFPGDCKLDTKEQVQWTQNWLADARRTAILSDWSKMINLKTTEPVFSSDFAISPDGSNIRQRLYVYNNSYPTTQLRNVVVIANFSVGSQNINPSFPTDVYTYPMTWYNLMDNTPITITSPTATIALAPGQFRVYGNRPSTLSSDDFVTNLNNVSLYPNPTKNSFAISADVSNVEIYNITGQLVKSFTNVISDQELDITNLNSGIYLVKMTNGNGTSQTKKLIKE from the coding sequence ATGAGAAAAAAAATACTTTCAATATTATTACTATTTACAGCTTTTATTGTCAAAGCTCAGGTTACCATTACACCAAGTAGTTTTAATGTAACAGATCAAATTACAATTACTGTTTCTACAGCTGCTCAATCTTGCAATCTAATAGGAACTTCTCCTGCAAAAGTGTATATGCATGCTGGTGTTGGAGATGATACTAATGCTTTCGGTTTTGGAGTTGTTGGAAACTGGGGACAAGATGACAACGTGGGATTAATGACAAATAATGGAAATGGAACATGGAGTATTACATTAACTCCAAGTGTTTATTTTGGTTTAAATGCTACACAACAAGCAAATGCAACAAAACTTGGAATGGTTTTCAGAAACGCTAACGGAAGTCAAACATTAAAATTACCCCCTTCTTGTGGCGATTTTATTTTCAATGTTGGAACATTTCAAGTAAACTTAACTGCTCCAGCAATCAATAGCGCAACAATTATGAACTCTGGTGGTAGTTTAAACATTGCAGCTACAAATACTGGAGGTGCAGCAAGTTATAATTTGAAAGCTAACGGTGTAAGCATTAATACAAATACAACATCAAGTTATTCATTTAATCACACAAACATTACCACTAATACTAGTTATGATTTAGAGGTAACTTTAGGAGCATCAACCATAACAAGAAGATTTTCAGTTATTGTAAATCCTGGAATAATTTCTCAAGCTATGCCTAATGGACTTGAGAACGGAATTAATTACAATATCTCTGATAACACTAGAGCCACTTTAGTTTTAGAAGCTCCAGGAAAAGATTTTGTATATGTTGCAGGAAGTTTTAATAATTATACTCCAGACAGTAACTATGCAATGAAAAAAGATCCTTCTACTGGAAAATTTTGGTTAGAACTAACGGGACTTACTGCAGGTGTTGACAACACGTATCAATATTGGGTTGTTGATCAAACTCCAATTGCAAATTCGCCTTCATTAGTAAAAACAGCTGATCCATGTTCAAAAATGGTTTTATCACCATATGATGATTCATGGATTTCAAATACAACTTTCCCAAATTTACCAACTTACCCTGCGGGTCAAGAACGTGAAGTAACTTGGTTTAAAACCGGAGTAGCTCCATACAATTGGCAAGTAACAAACTTTGCAAAACCAGACAAAGACAAATTAGTAGTTTATGAATTATTAATCCGTGACTTTGATGGTGATAGAAACTTTCAAGATGTTATTGACAAAATTCAATATTTCAAAGATTTAGGAATTAATGCGATTCATTTAATGCCGATTATGGAATTTGAAGGAAATGAAAGTTGGGGATACAACACCGCTTTTCATATGGCGTTAGACAAATTCTATGGAACACCAGAAAAATTCAAAGAACTTGTTGATTTATGTCATCAAAATGGAATAGCTGTAATTTTAGACCTAGCATTCAACCATGCTTTTGGAAGAAATCCTATGGTTAGAATGTGGATGAATGACCCAGAAAATGATGGTTGGGGTGGTCCTGCAAGTGACAATCCTTTTTTTAACACTTCTGCTAGGCATAGTTATAGCGTAGGAGAAGATTTTAACCACTCTTCTACACTAACTAAAAACTATGTAAAACAAACCATAAAACATTGGATTACAGAATTTAAAATAGATGGATTCCGTTGGGATTTAACAAAAGGATTTACACAAAACTGTACTTCTGGAGATGATGCTTGTACAAATGCATATCAACAAGACAGAGTTGATGTATTAAAAGAATATGCAGATTATTCTTGGAGTTTAGACAACAATCATTATGTGATTTTTGAACATTTAGGAACAGATGCAGAAGAACAACAATGGGCAAATTACAGATTAGGGGAAGGAAAAGGAATCATGATGTGGGGTGAAATGTATACACAATACAAAGAACTAGCAATGGGATTCTCAACTCAAAACATTTCTAGAATGGGTCACGATAGTCGTGGTTTTGCTGGAAAGCGCTTAATGGGATATCCTGAAAGTCATGATAAAGACAGAATGATGTATGAAGCTGTAACTTACGGAAATGGTGGTGGAACAGCTCCAGTAAATGGAAACCTAACAAATGCTTTAGCAAGAATGGGAGCTATAGGTGCTATGAGTATTTTGGTTCCTGGACCAAAAATGATTTGGCATTTTGGAGAACTAGGAAACAACCAATCTATTTATACTTGTTCGAATGGTACAATTAACGATGAAAGTGCCTTTTTTCCTGGCGATTGTAAACTTGATACTAAAGAACAAGTACAATGGACGCAAAATTGGTTAGCAGATGCTAGAAGAACTGCTATTTTAAGTGATTGGTCTAAAATGATTAATCTTAAAACAACTGAACCTGTATTTAGTTCTGATTTTGCAATTAGTCCTGATGGAAGTAATATTCGTCAAAGATTATATGTTTACAACAATTCCTACCCTACTACACAATTGCGAAATGTAGTAGTAATTGCAAATTTCTCTGTTGGTAGCCAAAATATTAATCCAAGTTTCCCAACAGATGTTTATACCTATCCAATGACTTGGTATAATTTAATGGACAACACGCCAATTACTATTACTAGTCCAACAGCTACAATTGCCTTAGCTCCAGGTCAATTTAGAGTATATGGAAATAGACCTTCAACATTATCTTCAGATGATTTTGTAACTAATTTAAATAACGTTAGTCTTTATCCAAATCCCACAAAAAACAGTTTTGCTATTTCAGCAGATGTTAGTAATGTAGAAATCTATAATATAACTGGGCAACTAGTTAAATCATTTACAAATGTAATTTCAGATCAAGAATTAGATATTACCAATTTAAATAGTGGCATCTACTTGGTTAAAATGACAAATGGTAACGGTACAAGCCAAACAAAAAAATTAATAAAAGAATAA
- a CDS encoding SusC/RagA family TonB-linked outer membrane protein, translated as MKTLQKKLLFFLLILPLGILAQSTLKGTVLDGTNSGPLPGANVLVEGTSNGTTTDFDGNFTISNIKKGDVLVISYIGYKNQKITYNNQNNITITLEEDSKELKDVVVIGYGTTTKKDATGSVTSITSKEFNKGAIVSADQLLTGKAPGVRITNNGGQPDSAPNIRIRGGSSLNANSSPLLVIDGIPVDNTTPAGVSNPLSLINPNDIESFTILKDASATAIYGSRASNGVIIITTKKGSKGSPEFNYSSSVSFGKVSKKINVMDGKTFSRFIQEYHPDLVNNLGIPDPDAPIGTVDDPSTPDIIEGRILFNTDWQDAIFRNSISTDHNLSGRANLFGYLPFRASIGYTRNEGIVKTNDYERYSYSIKMNPTMLDSHLKLDVNAKGIITDKNAIDEGSALAGAVNMDPTKPIYDSNSIFGGYYQTMTSSNPNVVSGQYNPVALLEQRSRPERSIRFLGNIEMDYKMHFLPELRAVVNLGLDASESKIRETFTNNAIATYNGTNVVFNPGKNYEENQTITNTTFDGYLVYTKNMTGLLKKFDIQGGYSYQNFKNDGNKEIYQYNPTTGVRELVINPNNLNNRYYNELNLQSFFGRTNLDFANKYLLTLSFRADGSSLFREEDRWGFFPAAALAWKIKEEDFLKNVTFVNDLKLRLSAGRTGQQDITGSVGFYPSIPLFSIGSTTSQYLPGSNLYSALPFNENLTWEKTSTVNAGLDFNFFKNSLISGAFDIYYNKTSDLLARVPTAPGQYLSDSFITNVGKTEGKGFELNLNIKPISNDNSTFEFYSNIAYNSVEVTDLGDVERLNAGGGLPVGTNVNSQVNAVGYQPYAFWLFQQLYDTNGNVIPGAFVDRNGDGQITNDDRYYVERTPKWTFGFGFNYNYKNWDFGTSFRGQFGGQTYNSRILTSGWINAAVPTNSSSLSNVLDFYAGEASTSFMNFNGNEKFSDYMVEDATFLRCENIVLGYRFNKFYKDASLRLYGAVNNAFLVTKYGGQDPENFGGIDNNFYPRPRVYTVGLSLDF; from the coding sequence ATGAAAACACTGCAAAAAAAGCTGTTATTTTTCTTATTGATTTTGCCTTTGGGAATTCTAGCGCAAAGTACATTAAAAGGTACGGTGTTAGACGGAACTAATTCGGGTCCGTTACCAGGAGCAAACGTCCTTGTAGAAGGTACTAGCAATGGAACTACAACCGATTTTGATGGAAATTTTACGATTTCAAATATCAAAAAAGGGGATGTATTAGTAATATCTTATATTGGTTATAAAAACCAAAAAATCACTTACAACAATCAAAACAACATCACAATTACATTAGAAGAAGATTCTAAAGAATTAAAAGATGTTGTAGTTATTGGTTATGGAACAACAACTAAAAAAGATGCTACAGGTTCTGTAACTTCAATTACATCAAAGGAATTTAATAAAGGAGCAATTGTATCAGCAGATCAATTACTTACAGGTAAAGCACCTGGTGTTAGAATAACGAACAATGGAGGTCAACCAGATTCTGCACCAAATATTAGAATCAGAGGTGGATCTTCTTTAAACGCTAATAGTAGTCCTTTATTAGTTATTGATGGTATACCAGTTGATAATACAACTCCTGCTGGGGTTTCTAATCCATTATCATTAATAAACCCAAATGACATCGAAAGTTTTACCATTTTAAAAGATGCTTCAGCAACTGCAATCTATGGTTCTAGAGCATCAAATGGAGTTATAATAATTACAACTAAAAAAGGAAGTAAAGGAAGTCCAGAATTTAATTATTCTTCAAGTGTTTCTTTTGGAAAAGTTTCTAAAAAAATCAATGTAATGGATGGTAAAACATTCTCAAGATTTATTCAAGAATACCATCCAGACTTAGTAAATAATTTAGGTATTCCTGATCCTGATGCACCTATTGGTACAGTTGATGATCCAAGTACACCTGATATTATTGAAGGTCGTATATTATTTAACACTGACTGGCAAGATGCAATTTTTAGAAACTCTATTTCTACTGATCACAACTTAAGTGGTAGAGCTAATTTATTTGGATATTTACCATTTAGAGCATCTATTGGATATACTAGAAATGAAGGTATCGTTAAAACAAATGATTACGAAAGATATTCATATTCTATTAAAATGAATCCTACGATGCTTGATAGTCATTTAAAATTAGATGTTAATGCTAAAGGAATTATCACAGATAAAAACGCTATAGACGAAGGAAGTGCTTTAGCAGGAGCTGTCAACATGGATCCTACAAAACCAATCTACGATTCTAACAGTATTTTTGGTGGATATTATCAAACTATGACTTCAAGCAATCCAAATGTTGTTAGCGGTCAGTACAATCCTGTTGCTCTTTTAGAACAAAGAAGCAGACCTGAAAGAAGTATCCGTTTTTTAGGAAATATCGAAATGGATTACAAAATGCACTTTTTACCAGAATTAAGAGCGGTCGTGAATTTAGGATTGGATGCTTCAGAATCTAAAATTAGAGAAACTTTTACTAACAATGCTATTGCAACATACAACGGAACAAACGTTGTATTTAATCCTGGAAAAAATTATGAAGAAAATCAAACGATTACAAATACTACATTTGATGGTTATTTAGTTTATACTAAAAACATGACTGGTTTACTTAAAAAATTCGATATTCAAGGAGGTTATTCTTATCAAAACTTCAAAAACGATGGCAATAAAGAAATTTATCAATACAATCCAACAACCGGAGTTAGAGAACTTGTTATAAACCCAAATAATCTAAACAACAGGTATTATAACGAATTGAATTTGCAATCTTTCTTTGGAAGAACCAATCTTGATTTTGCAAACAAATACTTATTAACACTTTCATTCAGAGCTGACGGATCATCTTTATTTAGAGAAGAAGATAGATGGGGGTTTTTCCCAGCAGCAGCATTAGCTTGGAAAATAAAAGAAGAAGACTTTCTTAAAAACGTAACTTTTGTTAATGATTTAAAATTACGTTTGAGTGCGGGTAGAACAGGTCAACAAGACATTACTGGAAGTGTAGGCTTTTATCCATCAATTCCTTTATTCTCAATTGGTAGTACAACTAGTCAATACTTACCTGGTTCAAATTTATATTCGGCATTACCATTCAATGAAAATTTAACTTGGGAAAAAACTTCAACTGTAAATGCTGGATTAGATTTTAATTTCTTTAAAAACAGCTTAATCAGCGGTGCTTTTGATATTTATTATAATAAAACTTCCGATTTATTGGCAAGAGTTCCTACTGCGCCTGGACAGTATTTAAGTGATAGTTTCATTACTAATGTTGGAAAAACTGAAGGCAAAGGCTTTGAACTTAATTTAAATATTAAACCTATTTCTAACGATAATTCTACATTTGAGTTCTATTCAAATATTGCCTACAATAGTGTTGAAGTAACAGATTTAGGAGATGTTGAAAGATTAAACGCTGGAGGTGGATTACCTGTTGGAACTAATGTTAACTCTCAAGTAAATGCTGTTGGTTACCAACCTTATGCTTTTTGGTTATTCCAACAATTATATGACACTAATGGAAATGTAATCCCAGGAGCATTTGTTGACAGAAATGGAGATGGACAAATTACTAATGACGACCGTTACTATGTAGAAAGAACCCCAAAATGGACTTTTGGATTTGGATTTAACTACAACTATAAAAACTGGGATTTTGGAACAAGCTTTAGAGGACAATTTGGTGGACAAACTTATAACTCTAGAATTCTTACTTCAGGATGGATTAATGCAGCTGTACCAACAAACTCTAGCAGCTTATCAAATGTCTTAGATTTTTACGCAGGTGAAGCTAGTACATCTTTTATGAATTTTAATGGAAATGAAAAATTCTCAGACTACATGGTTGAAGACGCAACATTCTTAAGATGTGAAAATATAGTTTTAGGATATAGATTTAACAAATTCTATAAAGATGCTTCTTTAAGACTTTACGGAGCTGTTAATAACGCATTCCTTGTAACAAAATATGGAGGTCAAGACCCTGAAAATTTTGGTGGAATTGATAACAATTTCTATCCAAGACCAAGAGTATATACAGTAGGTTTAAGTTTAGATTTCTAA